The genomic stretch TCATCCTTGTAGTGGTCAAACGATTTCTTCTTTTGGTGTGCACTTGATTGAATGAACTCCAATTGCGCTCACATCCTGATGAAGAACAAGTGAGGCCTAGCACTTTAACAGCAAACTTTTGAAGCTCGGGAGTCTCATCTCCATATTGAGTCCAccatttaactaaaaaaataataatattaactattaagtatttgaattgactataattaattaacattcatatttaactatttaagtaAGGATTTAAACTTTAACTTACCAGGAGTTCTTTTGTAGACAGTGTTCTTAGCTTGAGCTAACCCAAAAAATCCTTCTCGACTGTGGAAAGCACTACATTGTAGGTCAGCTTTCTCCATGTCATCTCGATTGGGTATGAGCTTGTCTAGACAATGGAATAAGCCAAGCTTGATCTCTGGATGTGTAGAAAAATCAGGAGAATAATGGCAGCGGGGATTTAGATAGTAGGCAGCTGCATGCAAATGTCGGTGCATCtgaaaattccatttttcatcAATGATCTCCCATATCTCCTTGTAATCTTTTTCTTCTCCACCCAAGTTTTTTGCTATCTTTTCTTTGGCTTCATCCATAGCATTATAAAGAAAACCCATAGCAGGCTCTTTGCCTCCATCTACTAgcctcaacactttaaccaatGGTCTTGTGGTCTTGATAGCATAAATCAAACTAGGCCAAAAGTTGTTAtccttcaaaattatttttctaactTCCTTCCCATCAGCTTTGCTTGCATAATTACTCTTTGTCCACTTTTCAGAAGTGACCATAGCTTCCAATGATTGCCTCAACTGATAAATGCTTTGCAACGTCAAATATGCAGTGGCAAATCTAGTGGCAGCCGGCCTAATAAGCTCTCTATTCGTGAATTGTCTCATCAAGCTCAAGACCCAAGAGTGATTATAAATGTAATTGCTCACTTTCTTTGCCTTGATCAAAGCATTTTTGTGTTGTGGCAATTCTCCAATCTTCTCTAGCATTAGATCAAGACAATGTGCAGCACATGGAGTCCAATATAAATGCTTTCTTTTCTCCATAAGCATTAACCCCGCTGCTCGATAGTTGCTTGTATTATCAGTTATCACTTGAACCACAAGTTCTTCTCCAACTTCCTCAACAACTTCATCAAGCAACCGAAACAACAATTTAGCATCCTTAACATGTTCAGAAGCATCAACACATTTTAGAAAAACTGTGCCACTAGAATTATTAACAAGGAAATTAATTAGACTCCTATGTCTAACATCTTGCCAACCATCAGACATGATTGAAACTCCAGTTAATGACCAATGTACTCTTAATGTCATTAACTAATTCTTCGGTTGTCTTTAATTCTTCCTTCAAAATCCACGTCTTAAGATCATACATGCTAGGAGGCTTAAATCCCCGACCATATGCACCAACTGACCGAAGCATGTTAACAAACGAAGGACTCCTTGCCACATTGAAAGGTATTGCATTTTCATAGAAAAACCTCCCAATATCTAAACAAACTTGTTGGTGTAGTTCTTTTGCATTTTGAGGTTTAAGCC from Ipomoea triloba cultivar NCNSP0323 chromosome 12, ASM357664v1 encodes the following:
- the LOC115999046 gene encoding uncharacterized protein LOC115999046 isoform X1; translation: MTLRVHWSLTGVSIMSDGWQDVRHRSLINFLVNNSSGTVFLKCVDASEHVKDAKLLFRLLDEVVEEVGEELVVQVITDNTSNYRAAGLMLMEKRKHLYWTPCAAHCLDLMLEKIGELPQHKNALIKAKKVSNYIYNHSWVLSLMRQFTNRELIRPAATRFATAYLTLQSIYQLRQSLEAMVTSEKWTKSNYASKADGKEVRKIILKDNNFWPSLIYAIKTTRPLVKVLRLVDGGKEPAMGFLYNAMDEAKEKIAKNLGGEEKDYKEIWEIIDEKWNFQMHRHLHAAAYYLNPRCHYSPDFSTHPEIKLGLFHCLDKLIPNRDDMEKADLQCSAFHSREGFFGLAQAKNTVYKRTPVKWWTQYGDETPELQKFAVKVLGLTCSSSGCERNWSSFNQVHTKRRNRLTTTRMNALVYILYNKKLKDRRLKLKSLRNDEDSLLIDELPSDDEGLVGENDEDAPHLCVDDFNVDVFEGEPSQATQTQPISSSSKKASASAKGSSKGNEKLMLIDEDEWEDIDYDGGSGNKDDEPIDYNDFSDEVSL